The following proteins come from a genomic window of Paenibacillus spongiae:
- the dut gene encoding dUTP diphosphatase, protein MSELAAGFDVHAAVSEPVLLEPGERKLIPTGFAMAMPADLEAQIRPRSGLAFKHGITCLNTPGTIDADYRGEVKVLLVNLGTEAFTIERGERIAQMLFQVVPKVTIEEVDELPETVRGAGGFGHTGV, encoded by the coding sequence ATGTCCGAGCTTGCAGCGGGCTTCGACGTACATGCGGCCGTGAGCGAGCCCGTCCTGCTTGAGCCGGGAGAGCGGAAGCTTATTCCGACCGGCTTCGCTATGGCGATGCCTGCCGATCTGGAAGCCCAGATCCGGCCGCGCAGCGGGCTGGCATTCAAGCACGGCATTACTTGCTTGAATACGCCCGGAACGATCGACGCGGATTATCGGGGAGAAGTTAAGGTGCTGCTCGTCAACCTGGGTACCGAGGCATTCACGATCGAGCGCGGCGAACGCATTGCGCAGATGTTATTCCAGGTCGTACCGAAGGTAACGATCGAGGAAGTCGATGAATTACCGGAGACCGTTCGCGGTGCGGGCGGATTCGGCCATACAGGCGTATAG
- the dpsA gene encoding dipicolinate synthase subunit DpsA, with the protein MLTGVQVVLLGGDARQLEVIRKLTELDASVTIAGFDQLHTPLDGAVRADMNVELMKTADAVILPAVGTDDDGRIMTVFSDQELILSEELFEVLPKHCIIYAGMAKTYLRDLCSKHMIRLVELFDRDDVAIYNSIPTAEGAVMMAIQNTDITIHGSSCMVLGLGRTGLTLARTLQGLGAKVKVGVRREEHYARAYEMGFEPFYIKELLQNVGNIDLLFNTIPTMIVTAQIIANLPSRAVIIDLASKPGGTDFRFAEKRGIKALLAPGLPGIVAPKTAGRIIADCLSRLIKEETSKRGNEQ; encoded by the coding sequence ATGCTAACGGGGGTTCAGGTCGTGCTGCTCGGCGGAGACGCACGCCAGCTCGAGGTCATTCGCAAGCTGACCGAGCTAGACGCTTCTGTGACGATAGCCGGCTTCGACCAGCTGCATACACCGCTCGACGGTGCTGTGCGGGCAGATATGAACGTAGAGCTGATGAAGACAGCGGACGCTGTTATATTACCTGCTGTCGGGACGGATGATGACGGCCGGATCATGACGGTATTCAGCGACCAGGAGCTCATCCTGTCGGAGGAGCTTTTCGAGGTGCTGCCTAAGCATTGTATCATTTATGCAGGCATGGCGAAGACCTATTTACGCGATTTGTGCAGCAAGCATATGATCCGTCTCGTCGAGCTGTTCGATCGGGATGACGTGGCCATTTATAATTCAATCCCGACCGCAGAAGGCGCGGTTATGATGGCGATTCAGAACACCGATATTACGATTCATGGCTCTTCCTGCATGGTCCTGGGACTTGGACGGACGGGGCTCACGCTGGCCCGGACGCTTCAAGGGCTCGGTGCCAAGGTCAAGGTGGGAGTCAGGCGCGAGGAGCACTATGCAAGGGCGTACGAAATGGGGTTTGAGCCCTTCTATATCAAGGAACTCTTGCAGAATGTGGGGAATATTGACTTGCTTTTTAATACAATTCCGACTATGATAGTCACAGCGCAAATTATTGCAAATTTGCCCTCTCGAGCGGTCATTATCGACCTTGCTTCCAAGCCTGGCGGAACGGATTTCCGCTTCGCAGAGAAGCGGGGTATTAAAGCTTTGCTCGCCCCGGGTCTCCCAGGAATCGTCGCACCCAAAACCGCTGGACGCATCATTGCGGATTGTTTAAGCCGATTGATTAAGGAAGAGACCAGTAAGCGGGGGAATGAGCAATGA